In Chryseobacterium salivictor, the DNA window CAAAAGGTTTCACCCAAATATCGAGTGAAGCAGAAACGATATAACAGTCTGTTTGTGAATGATCGATATTTTCAATGAATTCCAATGCATTTTCCCTAAAGATTTCAGGGTAATACTGATCAAAAAACTGCTGTGATTTTTTTTCAATTTCCTCCCGCTTCTCTCCTTTGAGAACTGAAGAAATAAAACTCTTTTTCACTTTTTCTGCCTCTAAAAGATTTAATTTCAACAAAGTAAAAAGCGGAATATGTTTAATAAACTGTCTTCTGAATTTTGAAGCATTATAGAATTTGAGATACAGAAACATGGTGTCTTTATACGTTAATGTTCCGTCAAAATCAAAGCAATATAATTTTTTCATTTGTTTTTAAAAATACGTTTTCAGTTAATTCTCTCCTAAAATTCAGGCCTGTTTTTTATCGTACTAAAGTTTTAATTTCTTAAAAATAAACTCCGGAATATTTTTGATGATTACCATGATAATACTCCAAACCGGCAGAACATATACCTCATTTTTTTTATTTTTATAGGCGCTGTAAATTTCTTCCGCTGCTTGTTTTGGGCTTGCAGTCAGTTTAGGATTCAGCGGCAGTCCTTCGGTCATTTTCGTGGCCATAAAACCGGGCTTTACGGTAAGAACATGAACTTTCTTGCTGAACAGGTAATTTCTCAATCCACTTAAATAGGCCGTTAAACCGGCTTTTGCACTTCCGTAAATAAAGTTGCTTTGCCGCCCGCGTTCTCCTGCGACCGATGAAAGAACGATCATGGTTCCGGATCTCTGCCGCTCCATTTTATTGGCGAAAAAATTAAGAACAGGAATCAATTTCGCATAATTGATATCGATGATTTTCTCCGTATTCCTGTTATCGTAAAGCCCTTCTTGTGTTCCTTCGCCGAGATATCCGGTTGCGCAAAAGAGCAGATCCGAAGTGATTTCATCAAAAGTGGTATAATCCACTGGCCGCAGCAAATCGAGTTCGATAATCTCTGACTGCTGAACATATTTTACCTCAAGATGTTTGGCAAATTTCTCGGTGGTTTCTTTATCAGAAGTAAAGAGAAATATTTTCGCAAATTTTTCACCCGCACTTAAAGTTTTCTCAACAAAGGCCTGGGCAACTTCTGAATTGCTTCCTAAAACGATCATAGTTTATTGTGTAATTTCTGGATGTGGAGTCTGAATGCTTTTTAAACTTACTTAATTCCGAAGATTATTGATTGTGAATTCTCTTTTGCTGCATGGAAACAAATTTCGGATTCTGAACATTTTGCAGATAATTGGTCAGCGATGATTTGCTCATCGAATCTTTGGTTAAATAAATTCTGCCGCCAAATTCTTCAACAATATGATCGAGCTGAGCGACCAGTTTCTTCAGTTTCGAATTGACTTTAAAATCCAAAGCCAAAGTATAACCTTCCATCGGAAACGAATTATAGGCTTCCGGCTGATCTTTTCCAAATAATTTTAAAACTGCGAGAAAAGATCCGTTTCCACTTTTGGCGATGGTTTCCAGAATTTTCTTCATTCCTTCTTTTCCTCTTTCTTTGGGGATCACCAATTGATACTGGATAAATCCTTTTTTTCCATAGATCCGGTTCCAGTCGCTCACGATATCCAGAGGATAAAAAAATCGTTCATAATGCACGAAATTTTTAACGTCTTTTTTCTTCTGTTTACTGTAATACAAAAAGTTAAAGAACTTCACGGTAAGGCGATTCAGCACAAAATTGGGAAAGTAGAACGGAACTGACGGGCTGCTGATTTTCTTCAGTTTTAAAGGATTGTCCTGTAATTTCTTTGGCAGTTCATGTTTAAAAGCGTGTTCGCCGCGCATCATCACACTTCTGCCCAAGTTTTTATCTTTTTGGAGACAGTCAATCCAGGCCACGTTATAAGTCCAGGATTCACTTTCGTCAAATAATTTAAAAATTTCATCTAAATTTTCTGCCTTAATGCTTTCCTGGCGGATATAAGAACTTTCAATATTTTTCAATTTAAATTTAGCAGAAAGGATAATTCCCGTTAATCCCATTCCGCCTATTGTTGCCCAGAATTTCCCGGGATTTTCACTTCTCGAGCAATTGAGGATTTCTCCTTTTTCGTTCATTAAAGAAAATTCAATTACATATTCTGAGAAACAGCCTTCTGCATGATGGTTTTTACCGTGAACATCAGAAGCAATTGCTCCACCAACCGTAATAAATTTAGTGCCCGGCGTTACAAAAAGAAAGTAACCTTGCGGAACAATGACTTCTAAAACGTCGGAAAGCAGCACGCCGGATTCACATTCGATGATTCCGTTCAAACGGTCGAAACTGATGAACTTATTCAGTCTTTTGGTAGAAAATATATTTTCAGAAAGTGCTGCGTCACCGTAACATCTGCCATTTCCTCTGGCGATGATGTCGTGATTATCGCGGACATATTCTTTAATTTTAGCAGGCGAATCTTCGGACTTCATTTCTTTTTCCACCACGGGAAAATTCCCCCAGTTCGTCACGGTCTGTTTGTAATCTGGTTTCATTTTTTGAAATAAATTTGTAATAAAAACGCCGCCAACCAAAGCATCAAAGTAACCTGGATGTATCGGTCTTTATAAATAATTTTGGTCGGTGATTCGGTTTTGTTATAAACCAGAGTCTGCTGTAAATAACGTAAAAAAGCAAAAACAACAAAGATGACCGTATAAAAAACTCTGGGATGGAACCGCTGCTGAACTTCCGGCGAAAGGGTAAACATCAGATAACAGACGATTGCCAAAGCACAACTGATTGAAAGTGCGATGTCGGCAAACTGCACATTATAGCCGTCCAGTGATTTTCTTGTTCTCCCCGATATTTGAGCGTTGATCAGTTCACCTCTCCGTTTTCCGATTGCTAAAACCAAGGCCAAAACAAAAGTAAGCAAAATGGCCCACTGCGAAATTAAAATTCCGGTAGCATAACCGCCGGCTAATACCCGGAGTACAAAACCAATGGAAATAATCATGACATCTACAATCGCAACGTGCTTTAGTTTAAACGTATATGCCAAATTCATCACGAAATAAAAACCGATAATACTTGCGAATTTCCAGAAGTTATCCAATAAAAAATCCCGGCTTAGGAACATTAAAACAGCTATCAAAGACAGAAGGATGATTAAAATAATCCTGGCAGTTGATTTTGAGATGGCGCCACTTGCCAGCGGACGGTCTTTTTTGTCAGGATGCTTTCGGTCGGATTCGATATCAGAATAATCATTAATGATATAAATGCTGCTGGCGACCAAGGAAAACATGATAAAAGCAAAAATACTTCTGACTAATAAATCAAAATGGGTAATATTGCCCGAAAAAAAGAGCGGCAAAAAAACAAAACTATTTTTGACCCACTGCTCTATGCGAAGCAGTTTTAAGTATTTCTTCATTCATCTAAAATTCTATTGCGAAATTAGTGAATTTTAAATAAAAAAAAATCCGCCGGAGCGGATTATATATCAGTATTTTAAGATGAGCTTATTGTCCTGATTTAGCATCATTAATCATATTTTCATTTGCGGTAATGGCAAATTCCACTCTTCTGTTCTGTGCTCTGCCTGCTTCGGTATCATTGGAAGCAATTGGATCAGCTTCACCCATTCCCATGGTATTCATTCTCATTGAAGACACACCTTTGGAAGATAAATAACTTTTAACCGCTGCCGCTCTTCTGTCGGAAAGGGCAAGGTTATAAGAGTCTGTTCCTTTGCTGTCGGTATAACCGTAGATATTGATATTGGTATCAGGATTATTTGCCAGAATAGTTGCTAATTTATCAAGGTTTATTTTAGCGTCTGAAGTAAGATTAGAGGAGTCAAATCCGAAGTTGACCATATTTTCTTTCATGGTTACTTTAATTCCCTCACCAACTCTTTCGACTTCGGCACCAGGTAAAGTTTCCTTGATTTCTTTGGCTTGTTTATCCATTTTGTTACCGATAACATTACCGGCTACTCCACCAATAACACCACCAAGCACAGCCCCTAACGGTGCGTTTTTACCCTTACCTAAATTATTACCGAGAACGCCACCTAAGACCGCTCCTGCAGCAGCACCGATTACCGTTCCTTTTTGTTGATTGTTTGAGTTTTTTACAGCCTCACAACTGGTCATCACCATTGATGCGGAGATAAATAGTGCTGCAATATTTGTTTTGTTGAAAATTTTCATAATGTTTATTTTAATATTTTTATTTCATTCCTGTTCTTTCGAAATTGTAAACCACTCTTACATTTTCTCCACCTGAAGGAATATTTTGCTCTAAACTAAATTGATCCGCGGTCTGGCTGATTAAATTTAATGAATAACCTACCGTAACTGCTTTGGCTTTTGAGCCTTCCAACAGTTTCTTGAATTTAAATTCATTACCATTAGTTACCTCAAATTTAATAGGCTGAATAACACTTGGGCAGCTTCCACCACCATTGATGGTATAAGAACCGGTCCAGTTATTTGGGATCAGTCTCCAGTGACTTCCAACAAAGCATTGCGCATCAGCACCTTCATCAAAAGGTTTTACTTTGTAGTTCTTGTCATAGTTTACGCTGGTAATCTCCCAGTCGCCTTTCAGTTTCAAAAATTCTGCACGGCTGGACTGCGCAGTTTTTGCGGTGGAACATGAGACAGTAAATGCTGCTCCGATAATTCCTGCTAATAATAAATTTTTCATAGTAGTTACAATTAATTAGTTTAACACTACAAAAAACCGTGCCAAGTAAACATCAAAAACCAAAAAACCCGAATTAACGGGTTCTTTTTTACTATTTAAATAAAGTCTTATTTAATCAACGAATTACCGTTTAACCTTCTTTTTCTTTACTGCAGAAGGTTTCACTTTTGCAGGAGCTGAATGAGGCGACGGTTTATAAAAATTCGAATAGGCATACTCGGCTGCTTTTCTTACATCGATCACACCGCCCGCTTCAGAAATAAGATCAAATCTGTTATTGGTGTTAGAATTAATCATGGCATTTACCGACGATTTATTTGAAGTTTTCACCAATGCTTCGATCATCTGTGCAGGAGTCAGATTCGGCATATACGCAAGTAAAATAGAGGCAGCACCTGCCACAACCGGCGATGCCATAGAAGTACCCTGCAGATATTCGTACTTACCATCCGGAACGGTAGAGTAAATCTTGTCGCCTGGTGCGAATACATTGACCATTTTTTTATTGTAATTGGAGAAGTCGGCTCTCAGGAACTCATTATCGTTGGTAGAAGCTCCCACAACAATCATATTGCTGATGAAGGGCTGGGCATCATCTGCGTTCTTAAAATTTGTCGGAAAATAAACATGCTCCGCAATATTCTCATTTTCATTTCCTGCGGCTTTCACCAAAAGAACTCCTTTTGATTCGGCATATTTAAAGGCATCCCACACGAACTCTTTCCCCGGAGAAACCGGTTTTCCGAAACTCATATTTAATATTTTTGCACCGTTGTCTACGGCATAGCGGATTGCATTGGCAACATCTTTATCTCTTTCATCTCCATTTGGAACTGCACGTACAGTCATGATTTTCGCCGTTTTATAGCCTACTCCATACTGCACTTCACTGCCCTGCGGCATACCCGCAATAATTCCGGCAACGTGGGTTCCGTGCTGTGCATCAGGACCTTTGTAGTGATTATTCCCATATTTTTTTTCTGAATAATCGTCGTACTTATCTCCAACAATTGAAGCTCTGGGATCATAATCCAAATTATACTGTTTCAGGGCCTGTGGTTCGTAGTTATCCAATGCTTCCTTCATTTGAGCAGTTAAAAATTTCTGTACTTCAGCCGGAGATTTACCGGTAACAGAAGGATCTCTGCTGACCTGCGCTAAAACAGAAACCGCCATTGACTGCTCGGGAGTAGCCGGTTTAATTGCTACCACAGCTTCCTGGGTAAGATTCTGACCGTTGAGCATTGCAATCATCGACGGAATCATGTCGGAGATTCTCTTATAGGTTTCGTAATTCTGCTTTGCTTCAATGCTCTTTTTGGTGAAAATTTCTTTCGACTTCATGTACATATCAAAGTCCGCCGGCATTTTCGCCTGATTGGCTTTGTTCTCTACAGAATTAGCACCTTCGAAAATCGGCTGATATTTTTTAACAACACGGGTTACTTCCATATTATCGACATCGGTATCTCCGTTTTTTCCGCCGATGAAATTCCAGCCGTAGATGTCATCGATATATCCGTTTCCGTCATCATCGATTCCATTTCCCGGAACTTCGTTGACGTTAACCCACCTGTTTTTGATCAGACCGGGATGTTCAACATCTACTCCGCTGTCTAAAACCCCAACGATTACTGTTTTTGGTTTTAACCCTTTGGATTCTAAATACTTGTATGCGTTTTGGGTATTGACCCCATAAATATTGCCTGAGGCAATATCCTGATGATACCAGGTCATCAGATTTTTATCCTTGATCGGATCTAGAGGAGCAGCTGCCTGCTGTGCAAATGATACAACGCCTGTTATAAAACAAGCCGCGATTACTATTTTTTTCATATTATTTCTGTTGAATGGTTCTGATATAAGTCATCGATTCCGGGCCTTTGTTACAAATAAGATCAATGATTGACAGGTCTTCTAAAAAACCATATTTATCTGAAAAAGACTGATAGTAGTCTTCCATGTGATAAGCGGTTTCTGATTTTGCTGAAAACTGATCTCTGTAACTGAGCACCAAAGGTTCTTTGAAGAACTCACTATTCAAAGAATATGCCTTTTCTGTTTTCAGAATTTTCTGAATCACTTTTAAAGCATTAAGATTAAATTCTATCAATGAAGTGGACCGGAACTTAAAGATTTCTTCAAGCTGATCTTCATAGTAGTCAAAATAAGGAGAAGTCTGGTAAGCGGTTTTTATGGATTTCCAATGAAGTTGCTGCCATTTTTCCCGGGTAGAAGTCTGTATTTCTTTTAATAGTCTTGTTCCGTTGTGATTCATCGGAATAATCAGAGACAGTTTTCCGTTGGCGCCATAAATATTGGCTCTATTGCGGTAAGTCTGCTTTGGAAAATGTTCATACTGTTCGAAAATGATCCCGGCATCTTCCTGCAAAAAAACAGAAAACCATGAAATTGGAGGAAGGTAAAATATCGGTAATAAAATAGGCATTGCTCAATACTAAATTTTAGATGAA includes these proteins:
- a CDS encoding HAD-IB family hydrolase, with amino-acid sequence MKKLYCFDFDGTLTYKDTMFLYLKFYNASKFRRQFIKHIPLFTLLKLNLLEAEKVKKSFISSVLKGEKREEIEKKSQQFFDQYYPEIFRENALEFIENIDHSQTDCYIVSASLDIWVKPFAEKFNMNLLSTQAEFKDEIFTGDFVGSNCYGKEKVNRIEKAISDKKYDKTIAFGDTSGDQEMMDWANEAQFKFFH
- a CDS encoding SDR family NAD(P)-dependent oxidoreductase, translating into MIVLGSNSEVAQAFVEKTLSAGEKFAKIFLFTSDKETTEKFAKHLEVKYVQQSEIIELDLLRPVDYTTFDEITSDLLFCATGYLGEGTQEGLYDNRNTEKIIDINYAKLIPVLNFFANKMERQRSGTMIVLSSVAGERGRQSNFIYGSAKAGLTAYLSGLRNYLFSKKVHVLTVKPGFMATKMTEGLPLNPKLTASPKQAAEEIYSAYKNKKNEVYVLPVWSIIMVIIKNIPEFIFKKLKL
- a CDS encoding FAD-binding oxidoreductase, with the translated sequence MKPDYKQTVTNWGNFPVVEKEMKSEDSPAKIKEYVRDNHDIIARGNGRCYGDAALSENIFSTKRLNKFISFDRLNGIIECESGVLLSDVLEVIVPQGYFLFVTPGTKFITVGGAIASDVHGKNHHAEGCFSEYVIEFSLMNEKGEILNCSRSENPGKFWATIGGMGLTGIILSAKFKLKNIESSYIRQESIKAENLDEIFKLFDESESWTYNVAWIDCLQKDKNLGRSVMMRGEHAFKHELPKKLQDNPLKLKKISSPSVPFYFPNFVLNRLTVKFFNFLYYSKQKKKDVKNFVHYERFFYPLDIVSDWNRIYGKKGFIQYQLVIPKERGKEGMKKILETIAKSGNGSFLAVLKLFGKDQPEAYNSFPMEGYTLALDFKVNSKLKKLVAQLDHIVEEFGGRIYLTKDSMSKSSLTNYLQNVQNPKFVSMQQKRIHNQ
- a CDS encoding decaprenyl-phosphate phosphoribosyltransferase; the encoded protein is MKKYLKLLRIEQWVKNSFVFLPLFFSGNITHFDLLVRSIFAFIMFSLVASSIYIINDYSDIESDRKHPDKKDRPLASGAISKSTARIILIILLSLIAVLMFLSRDFLLDNFWKFASIIGFYFVMNLAYTFKLKHVAIVDVMIISIGFVLRVLAGGYATGILISQWAILLTFVLALVLAIGKRRGELINAQISGRTRKSLDGYNVQFADIALSISCALAIVCYLMFTLSPEVQQRFHPRVFYTVIFVVFAFLRYLQQTLVYNKTESPTKIIYKDRYIQVTLMLWLAAFLLQIYFKK
- a CDS encoding OmpA family protein, with the protein product MKIFNKTNIAALFISASMVMTSCEAVKNSNNQQKGTVIGAAAGAVLGGVLGNNLGKGKNAPLGAVLGGVIGGVAGNVIGNKMDKQAKEIKETLPGAEVERVGEGIKVTMKENMVNFGFDSSNLTSDAKINLDKLATILANNPDTNINIYGYTDSKGTDSYNLALSDRRAAAVKSYLSSKGVSSMRMNTMGMGEADPIASNDTEAGRAQNRRVEFAITANENMINDAKSGQ
- a CDS encoding lipocalin family protein, whose translation is MKNLLLAGIIGAAFTVSCSTAKTAQSSRAEFLKLKGDWEITSVNYDKNYKVKPFDEGADAQCFVGSHWRLIPNNWTGSYTINGGGSCPSVIQPIKFEVTNGNEFKFKKLLEGSKAKAVTVGYSLNLISQTADQFSLEQNIPSGGENVRVVYNFERTGMK
- a CDS encoding S8 family serine peptidase, translated to MKKIVIAACFITGVVSFAQQAAAPLDPIKDKNLMTWYHQDIASGNIYGVNTQNAYKYLESKGLKPKTVIVGVLDSGVDVEHPGLIKNRWVNVNEVPGNGIDDDGNGYIDDIYGWNFIGGKNGDTDVDNMEVTRVVKKYQPIFEGANSVENKANQAKMPADFDMYMKSKEIFTKKSIEAKQNYETYKRISDMIPSMIAMLNGQNLTQEAVVAIKPATPEQSMAVSVLAQVSRDPSVTGKSPAEVQKFLTAQMKEALDNYEPQALKQYNLDYDPRASIVGDKYDDYSEKKYGNNHYKGPDAQHGTHVAGIIAGMPQGSEVQYGVGYKTAKIMTVRAVPNGDERDKDVANAIRYAVDNGAKILNMSFGKPVSPGKEFVWDAFKYAESKGVLLVKAAGNENENIAEHVYFPTNFKNADDAQPFISNMIVVGASTNDNEFLRADFSNYNKKMVNVFAPGDKIYSTVPDGKYEYLQGTSMASPVVAGAASILLAYMPNLTPAQMIEALVKTSNKSSVNAMINSNTNNRFDLISEAGGVIDVRKAAEYAYSNFYKPSPHSAPAKVKPSAVKKKKVKR
- a CDS encoding WbqC family protein, with amino-acid sequence MPILLPIFYLPPISWFSVFLQEDAGIIFEQYEHFPKQTYRNRANIYGANGKLSLIIPMNHNGTRLLKEIQTSTREKWQQLHWKSIKTAYQTSPYFDYYEDQLEEIFKFRSTSLIEFNLNALKVIQKILKTEKAYSLNSEFFKEPLVLSYRDQFSAKSETAYHMEDYYQSFSDKYGFLEDLSIIDLICNKGPESMTYIRTIQQK